From one Cupriavidus oxalaticus genomic stretch:
- a CDS encoding DUF1488 domain-containing protein codes for MHKIDFAGEMPDYCPTGPSLQCAAKVDGSPATYEITAEALEDHFGARSYRSEDLLPAFMSNRQDIERVAGALFEMTGARHIVLHSGHFRFAV; via the coding sequence ATGCATAAGATCGACTTTGCCGGCGAGATGCCGGATTATTGTCCGACCGGCCCAAGCCTGCAGTGCGCCGCGAAAGTAGACGGCTCGCCGGCAACCTATGAGATCACAGCCGAGGCGCTTGAAGATCATTTCGGCGCGCGGTCGTACCGCAGTGAAGATTTGCTACCGGCATTCATGAGCAACCGCCAGGACATTGAACGCGTCGCGGGAGCGCTGTTCGAGATGACAGGTGCGCGGCACATCGTGTTGCACAGCGGCCATTTTCGCTTTGCCGTGTGA
- a CDS encoding universal stress protein, translated as MYRRILLAIDGSRSSLNALEQAVSMALVTHAEVSAMFVVDDSDLLLEVSSGDRPWLMADIIAYGKQVLARAGERLSAAGVRWSSRLAETPGTPAKIAEAIVKEADHWSADLIVMGTHGHRGVRRMVLGSVSEHVVSKSVRPILLVRAEEA; from the coding sequence GTGTACCGCCGAATTCTTCTAGCCATCGATGGTAGCCGCTCATCCTTAAATGCCCTGGAGCAGGCAGTGTCCATGGCGCTGGTCACTCATGCCGAAGTCAGCGCCATGTTTGTCGTTGACGACAGCGACCTGCTTCTCGAGGTCAGTTCGGGCGACCGGCCGTGGCTGATGGCCGACATTATTGCCTACGGCAAGCAGGTGTTGGCTCGCGCCGGCGAGCGGCTGAGTGCCGCCGGCGTGCGCTGGAGCAGCAGGTTGGCCGAGACGCCAGGCACCCCTGCGAAGATTGCCGAGGCGATCGTCAAGGAAGCGGATCACTGGAGCGCGGACCTGATCGTAATGGGCACTCACGGCCATCGTGGCGTGCGGCGCATGGTGCTGGGCTCGGTCTCGGAGCACGTCGTCAGCAAGTCGGTTCGCCCCATACTGCTTGTCCGCGCCGAGGAGGCGTAG
- the ppsA gene encoding phosphoenolpyruvate synthase → MSNEHAQVVWFEELRRADVPRVGGKNASLGEMVANLAPGGVKVPPGFAVTADAYWRFIHANSLREPVSRTLGELAEGKVSLAEAGAAIRQLILRGEWPRETAEAIRVAYEELNQRTGRVNMDVAVRSSATAEDLPDASFAGQQETFLNIRGDRALLDACRRCYASLFTDRAISYRQAKGFDHLKVALSVGVQRMVRSDLSSAGVMFSIDTETGFDKVVLINAAWGLGESVVQGTVEPDEYEVFKPLLSDPSLTPIIGKKLGDKSRKMVYTSDSRAPTKCVPTSKAERTSFVLGDEEILTLSRWARAIEDHYGQPMDIEWAKDGETGELFIVQARPETVQSRREASAVKRYRIKKAGRKLASGVSIGEAVAAGAVCVIDSPREMGRFVDGAILVTQSTDPDWVPVMRRAAAIVTDLGGRTSHAAIVSRELGLPAIVGTGSATHLLHDEQEVTVSCAEGREGFVYEGTADYEVDEIDFGSIPATHTRVMLNLANPAAALRWWRIPADGVGLARMEFVIGNHIKIHPMALVRYDTLKDDAARQTIAGLTAGYESKTEYFVDRLARGLGRIAALQYPRPVVVRMSDFKTNEYAHLIGGAEFEPREENPMLGFRGASRYYSPRYREGFALECQAICRLRREMGFTNVIVMIPFCRSAKEADRVLEVMAENGLVRGEAGLNVYVMCEIPSNVILAGEFAKRFDGFSIGSNDLTQLTLGVDRDSSELAALFDEQDDAVKWMIRSVIAEAHKAGAEVGLCGQAPSDHPEFAGFLVESGIDSMSVSPDSFIAVKRHVAAAEHARTRISYV, encoded by the coding sequence ATGTCCAACGAACATGCGCAGGTTGTCTGGTTCGAAGAACTAAGGCGGGCCGATGTTCCTCGCGTCGGTGGCAAGAACGCGTCGCTGGGCGAGATGGTGGCGAACCTCGCGCCCGGAGGGGTCAAGGTTCCACCCGGGTTCGCAGTCACGGCGGATGCATACTGGCGCTTTATCCATGCGAATAGCCTGCGCGAGCCGGTGTCCAGGACGCTCGGCGAACTTGCTGAAGGCAAGGTTTCCCTCGCCGAGGCCGGGGCCGCCATTCGTCAGCTCATTCTCCGAGGCGAATGGCCCAGAGAGACGGCAGAGGCGATCCGTGTGGCTTATGAAGAGCTGAACCAAAGGACCGGACGGGTCAACATGGACGTCGCAGTCCGCTCGAGTGCGACCGCCGAGGACTTGCCGGATGCGAGTTTCGCCGGACAACAGGAAACCTTCCTCAATATCCGGGGTGATCGCGCGCTCCTTGACGCTTGCCGGCGCTGCTACGCCTCACTTTTCACCGACCGCGCGATCAGCTACAGGCAGGCGAAGGGCTTCGACCATCTGAAGGTTGCTTTATCGGTCGGCGTCCAACGCATGGTGCGATCCGACCTGAGCAGCGCCGGAGTGATGTTTTCGATAGACACCGAAACCGGCTTCGACAAGGTCGTCCTGATCAACGCCGCCTGGGGTCTGGGCGAGAGTGTCGTGCAGGGCACCGTCGAACCAGACGAATACGAGGTGTTCAAGCCACTTCTGTCCGACCCGTCGCTCACGCCGATCATCGGGAAGAAGCTCGGCGACAAGAGCCGCAAGATGGTCTACACGAGCGATAGCCGCGCTCCGACCAAATGTGTCCCGACCTCGAAGGCAGAGCGCACGTCGTTCGTGTTGGGAGACGAGGAGATTCTCACCTTGTCGCGCTGGGCTCGCGCAATCGAAGACCACTATGGCCAACCCATGGACATCGAATGGGCGAAGGACGGCGAGACCGGAGAGTTGTTCATCGTCCAGGCCAGGCCGGAAACCGTCCAGTCGCGACGCGAGGCTAGCGCTGTGAAGCGCTATCGCATCAAGAAGGCCGGCCGCAAGCTGGCATCGGGCGTGAGCATCGGGGAAGCCGTCGCGGCAGGCGCGGTCTGCGTCATCGATAGCCCAAGGGAAATGGGACGCTTCGTCGACGGCGCCATCCTCGTGACCCAATCTACGGACCCCGACTGGGTGCCCGTCATGCGGCGTGCGGCTGCCATCGTCACCGACCTTGGCGGGCGGACCTCGCACGCGGCCATCGTCAGCCGCGAACTGGGGCTTCCGGCAATCGTCGGTACGGGCAGTGCGACCCATCTGCTACACGACGAGCAAGAGGTCACCGTCTCCTGCGCGGAAGGCCGCGAGGGTTTCGTCTACGAAGGCACTGCCGACTATGAAGTCGACGAAATCGACTTTGGCAGTATCCCGGCAACGCATACCAGGGTCATGCTGAACCTGGCCAACCCCGCAGCAGCGCTCCGCTGGTGGCGGATCCCGGCCGATGGCGTCGGGCTGGCGCGAATGGAGTTCGTGATCGGTAATCACATCAAGATCCATCCAATGGCGCTGGTCCGCTACGACACGCTAAAGGACGATGCGGCCAGGCAGACGATTGCCGGCTTGACAGCCGGATACGAAAGCAAGACGGAGTACTTCGTGGACCGGCTCGCGCGCGGACTGGGGCGAATTGCCGCTCTGCAGTATCCCCGTCCTGTAGTGGTCCGCATGAGCGACTTCAAGACAAACGAGTACGCGCATCTGATCGGCGGCGCGGAATTCGAGCCGCGGGAGGAGAACCCGATGCTTGGATTCCGTGGCGCGTCACGATACTACTCGCCTCGCTATCGAGAGGGCTTCGCGCTGGAATGCCAGGCGATTTGCCGCCTGCGCAGGGAGATGGGGTTCACTAATGTGATCGTCATGATTCCGTTCTGCCGCTCGGCGAAAGAGGCGGACCGCGTACTGGAGGTCATGGCGGAGAACGGCCTCGTGCGCGGCGAAGCCGGCCTGAACGTATATGTCATGTGCGAGATCCCGTCGAACGTGATCCTGGCGGGCGAGTTCGCCAAGCGCTTCGATGGCTTTTCGATCGGCAGCAACGACCTGACTCAGCTCACGCTCGGCGTGGATCGCGACTCATCAGAACTCGCGGCGTTGTTCGACGAGCAGGACGACGCCGTCAAATGGATGATCCGCAGCGTCATCGCCGAGGCGCACAAGGCCGGGGCCGAAGTCGGCTTGTGCGGCCAGGCGCCTAGCGACCACCCGGAGTTCGCTGGATTCCTTGTCGAAAGCGGCATCGATTCGATGTCGGTGAGTCCCGATAGCTTTATCGCGGTCAAGCGTCACGTTGCTGCCGCCGAGCATGCGAGGACAAGGATCTCGTATGTATGA
- the acsA gene encoding acetate--CoA ligase, with product MDLSTIIHKTAADLRVAPNFSDYEAERHGFSWDAIRRTLGAQPDGGLNIAWQAVDRHVESGAGDKVAFRFLSRGGPAARAVTYAQLASLTNRFCNVLRELGVGKGDRIFILAGRIPELYTALLGGLKNGCVVSPLFSAFGPEPIATRLNLGKGSVLVTTDQLFMRKVAAWRDRMPSLKHILLVAEDGGSTAIPGTLDLAAMMRSATDACQITPTTSEDMALLHFTSGTTGTPKGAVHVHGAALTHWATGRYALDLHADDIYWCTADPGWVTGTSYGAIAPLLHGITSIVDLEEFDAQRWYGILHDEGVTVWYTAPTAIRMLMKAGTEAARVRAFRRLRFIASVGEPLNPEAVWWGKNVLGLPIHDNWWQTETGGIMIANTPAFDIKPGSMGRPLPGVDAAIVRRNEDGRAELIDSPGTEGELALRSGWPSMFRAYLNEEARYRKCFAHEWYLTGDLARRDTDGYYWFVGRTDDVIKSSGHLIGPFEVESALMEHPAVAEAGVIGKPDPVAGEVVKAFVSLNKGFEPSEALRLELLGHGRSRLGASVAPKDIAFLAELPRTRSGKIMRRLLKARELGLPEGDTSTLETGS from the coding sequence ATGGATCTATCCACAATCATCCACAAGACCGCAGCGGATCTGCGTGTTGCGCCAAATTTTTCCGACTATGAGGCGGAGCGTCATGGATTTTCCTGGGACGCCATCCGCAGGACCCTCGGCGCCCAACCCGATGGCGGGTTGAATATCGCGTGGCAGGCGGTGGATCGCCATGTGGAAAGTGGTGCGGGTGACAAGGTCGCATTCCGCTTTCTTTCACGGGGCGGACCGGCAGCGCGCGCCGTCACCTACGCACAGCTGGCCAGTCTCACCAATCGCTTCTGCAACGTACTGCGCGAACTCGGCGTGGGCAAGGGAGACCGGATCTTCATTCTCGCTGGACGCATTCCGGAGCTTTATACGGCCCTGCTCGGCGGCCTGAAGAACGGCTGCGTGGTGTCGCCGCTGTTCTCGGCATTCGGGCCCGAGCCGATCGCCACGCGACTGAACCTCGGCAAGGGCTCGGTGCTGGTCACCACCGACCAACTCTTCATGCGCAAGGTCGCCGCATGGCGCGACCGCATGCCGAGCCTCAAACACATCCTGCTGGTCGCGGAAGACGGCGGCTCCACCGCGATACCGGGGACGCTTGACCTGGCTGCAATGATGCGCAGCGCGACCGACGCGTGCCAGATCACGCCTACCACGTCCGAAGACATGGCGCTGTTGCATTTCACCAGCGGCACGACCGGCACGCCAAAGGGGGCCGTGCACGTCCATGGCGCCGCGCTCACCCACTGGGCAACCGGCAGGTATGCGCTCGATCTTCATGCGGACGACATCTATTGGTGCACCGCCGATCCGGGTTGGGTGACCGGCACATCCTACGGTGCCATCGCCCCATTGCTGCATGGCATAACGTCTATTGTGGACCTCGAAGAATTCGACGCGCAGCGCTGGTATGGAATCCTTCACGACGAAGGCGTCACGGTCTGGTATACGGCGCCGACCGCGATCCGCATGCTGATGAAGGCGGGAACCGAAGCAGCCAGAGTGCGTGCTTTCCGGCGACTGCGGTTTATCGCCAGTGTCGGCGAGCCCCTGAACCCAGAGGCCGTCTGGTGGGGCAAGAACGTGCTGGGCCTGCCGATTCACGACAACTGGTGGCAAACGGAGACGGGGGGCATCATGATCGCCAATACGCCAGCCTTTGATATCAAGCCTGGCTCGATGGGCCGGCCGCTTCCCGGCGTGGATGCTGCCATCGTGCGGCGTAACGAAGACGGGCGCGCCGAACTGATCGATAGCCCCGGAACCGAGGGCGAGCTTGCACTCAGAAGCGGTTGGCCGTCAATGTTCCGGGCTTATCTCAACGAGGAAGCGCGCTACCGCAAGTGCTTCGCACACGAATGGTATCTGACCGGCGACCTGGCTCGCCGCGATACCGACGGCTACTACTGGTTCGTCGGCCGCACTGACGACGTCATCAAGTCGTCCGGACACCTGATCGGCCCCTTCGAGGTCGAAAGTGCGCTGATGGAGCATCCGGCCGTCGCCGAAGCCGGCGTCATCGGCAAGCCGGATCCGGTTGCGGGAGAAGTGGTGAAGGCATTCGTATCGCTCAACAAAGGCTTTGAACCTTCTGAAGCGCTGCGCCTGGAGCTTCTTGGTCATGGCAGGAGCCGCCTCGGCGCGTCGGTGGCCCCCAAGGACATCGCCTTCCTTGCGGAATTGCCACGAACACGCAGTGGCAAGATCATGCGCCGATTGCTGAAGGCACGGGAACTTGGCCTGCCGGAGGGGGACACCTCCACGCTTGAGACCGGATCATGA
- the pdhA gene encoding pyruvate dehydrogenase (acetyl-transferring) E1 component subunit alpha produces the protein MMDIEHPAPPPPSGPVPYDKAFALTLLRDMVRIRRLEETCAQRYGEGKIRGFLHLYIGEEAVCVGVLHALAPDDNVVATYREHGHALVRGMDMRVLMAEMYGKQEGCARGRGGSMHLFSRAARLFGGNAIVGAGLPLAVGLALAGQMQGSQRVTACFFGDGAVAEGAFHESMNLAALWKLPLLFCCENNLYAMGTALERHESQTDLCAKAASYNMRAFAADGMDVVAVCEAARNAVASVRGGTGPVFLELRTYRFRAHSMYDPDLYRQAAEVEAWKTRGPIHTFTARLKAEGKLTEDEFLLLDTDAGAEVARAEAFAEAGTLEPVEDLLKDVYSPAGGTP, from the coding sequence ATGATGGACATCGAGCATCCCGCCCCGCCGCCACCTTCCGGACCGGTGCCCTATGACAAGGCCTTCGCGCTTACGCTGCTGCGCGACATGGTACGTATTCGCCGTCTTGAGGAGACATGCGCGCAGCGCTACGGCGAGGGCAAGATACGCGGCTTCCTGCATCTGTACATTGGCGAGGAAGCCGTATGCGTTGGTGTTCTCCATGCGCTCGCCCCCGACGACAATGTGGTCGCCACCTATCGGGAGCACGGGCATGCGCTGGTTCGCGGCATGGACATGCGCGTGCTGATGGCCGAAATGTACGGCAAGCAGGAGGGCTGTGCGCGAGGCCGCGGCGGCTCGATGCACCTGTTTAGCCGCGCTGCCCGGCTCTTCGGGGGCAATGCCATCGTGGGCGCAGGTCTCCCGCTGGCGGTCGGCCTTGCGCTCGCCGGACAAATGCAGGGCAGCCAGCGTGTCACCGCCTGCTTCTTCGGCGACGGAGCGGTCGCCGAAGGCGCGTTCCATGAATCGATGAACCTGGCCGCATTGTGGAAGCTCCCGCTTTTGTTCTGCTGCGAAAACAATCTCTATGCGATGGGGACGGCTCTTGAGCGTCATGAGTCCCAGACAGACCTCTGCGCCAAGGCAGCGTCCTACAACATGCGGGCTTTCGCGGCCGACGGAATGGACGTGGTCGCCGTCTGCGAAGCTGCCCGGAATGCCGTGGCCAGCGTCCGGGGCGGCACGGGGCCGGTGTTCCTTGAACTGCGCACCTATCGCTTCCGCGCTCACTCCATGTACGACCCGGATCTGTACCGCCAGGCGGCCGAGGTCGAGGCGTGGAAGACACGCGGTCCCATTCATACGTTCACCGCGCGGCTGAAGGCGGAAGGCAAGCTGACGGAAGACGAGTTTCTCTTGCTGGACACCGACGCTGGTGCGGAGGTTGCGAGGGCCGAGGCCTTTGCCGAGGCGGGCACCCTGGAGCCTGTCGAGGATCTGCTGAAGGATGTTTACTCACCGGCAGGAGGTACCCCATGA
- a CDS encoding alpha-ketoacid dehydrogenase subunit beta: MSLRLSYREAVREALREALAKDPRVFLMGEDVGRYGGSYAVSKGLLAEFGPERIRDTPLSELGFTGAGIGAALGDMRPIVEVMTVNFSLLALDQIVNTAALYRHMSGGQFSVPLVIRMATGAGRQVAAQHSHSFEGWYASIPGLRILAPATVEDARRMLAPALADPDPVLIFEHAGLYNVESEIPEASVVDIHSARVRRAGKDVTLIAYGGGLPKAMQAADSLSAQGIDAEVVDLRVLRPLDDATIMASVAKCRRAVIVDEGWRSVSLAAELMARIVEQVFYELDAPVARVCSAEVPIPYARHMEEAALPQADKIATAASQLIA; the protein is encoded by the coding sequence ATGAGCTTGCGCCTCAGCTACCGGGAGGCCGTGCGCGAAGCCCTGCGCGAGGCGCTTGCCAAGGACCCCCGCGTCTTCCTGATGGGCGAGGACGTCGGCCGCTACGGCGGCAGTTATGCGGTCTCCAAGGGGCTGCTGGCCGAGTTCGGCCCGGAACGCATCCGCGATACACCTCTTTCGGAACTCGGCTTCACCGGCGCCGGCATCGGCGCGGCCCTGGGCGACATGCGCCCCATCGTCGAGGTGATGACCGTCAATTTCAGCCTGCTCGCACTCGACCAGATCGTTAATACCGCAGCCCTGTACCGCCATATGTCTGGTGGGCAGTTCTCCGTACCGCTGGTGATCCGGATGGCCACCGGGGCTGGCCGCCAGGTCGCGGCCCAGCACTCTCACAGCTTCGAGGGCTGGTATGCCAGCATACCCGGCCTCAGGATCCTGGCGCCCGCCACTGTCGAGGACGCACGCCGCATGCTGGCGCCGGCATTGGCCGATCCCGACCCGGTGCTGATCTTCGAGCATGCAGGCCTGTACAACGTGGAAAGCGAGATTCCGGAAGCGTCCGTCGTGGATATCCACTCGGCACGGGTCAGGCGGGCCGGCAAGGACGTGACCCTGATCGCGTATGGTGGTGGCCTGCCCAAGGCGATGCAAGCCGCCGATTCGCTTTCGGCCCAGGGAATCGATGCCGAGGTGGTCGATTTGCGCGTCCTGCGTCCGCTGGACGATGCGACCATCATGGCCTCCGTCGCAAAATGCCGTCGTGCGGTGATCGTCGACGAGGGCTGGCGCAGCGTCAGCCTCGCCGCGGAGCTGATGGCGCGCATCGTCGAGCAGGTTTTCTATGAACTCGACGCACCTGTCGCGCGGGTCTGTTCTGCGGAGGTACCGATTCCTTATGCCAGGCATATGGAAGAGGCCGCCCTGCCCCAGGCGGACAAGATTGCAACCGCCGCCAGCCAGCTGATCGCATGA
- a CDS encoding dihydrolipoamide acetyltransferase family protein gives MIEFRLPSLGADMDEGTLLEWAVQPGDTVKKGQIIAVVDTSKAAIEVETWHDGVVAELLVSRGDKIPVGTLMATLLEPGETPGALQRASGAEQASGTPGRRMVSPAARKLALEQGIDVAALTGTGPGAAVTLADVEQAAHKPSATPGDRSAEIRKTIGAAMARAKREIPHYYVAETIPLRTALAWLTRENAGRSMSERVLPAVLLIKAVAVALKRFPELNGFFRNGAFSAATAVHVGIAISLRQGGLVAPALLHADSKPVAQLMQELADLVRRCRAGSLRRAELSEPTITITNLGDQGAEQVFGVIYPPQVALVGFGRIIEQPWVEDGAVTVMPALTATLSADHRVSDGHRGALFLTELRELLRHPEEFDR, from the coding sequence ATGATCGAATTCCGCCTCCCCTCGCTGGGCGCAGACATGGACGAGGGTACGCTGCTCGAATGGGCCGTGCAGCCCGGCGACACCGTGAAGAAGGGGCAGATCATCGCCGTGGTCGACACCAGCAAGGCTGCGATCGAGGTGGAAACGTGGCACGACGGTGTCGTCGCCGAGCTTCTGGTTTCGCGGGGAGACAAGATTCCCGTCGGCACGTTGATGGCGACCCTCCTTGAACCTGGCGAAACACCAGGCGCCCTGCAGCGCGCATCTGGGGCAGAGCAGGCGAGCGGCACTCCGGGTCGACGCATGGTGTCCCCGGCAGCGCGCAAGCTCGCACTGGAACAGGGGATCGACGTCGCAGCCCTCACCGGCACCGGGCCGGGAGCCGCGGTAACGCTGGCCGATGTCGAGCAAGCGGCGCACAAGCCCTCCGCCACGCCAGGCGACCGATCGGCCGAGATCCGCAAGACAATTGGCGCCGCGATGGCGCGAGCCAAGCGCGAGATTCCTCATTACTACGTCGCAGAGACGATTCCGTTGCGGACTGCGCTCGCCTGGCTCACCCGTGAAAATGCTGGCCGATCCATGAGCGAGCGCGTCCTCCCAGCGGTCTTGCTGATCAAAGCCGTCGCAGTTGCGCTCAAGCGCTTCCCCGAGTTGAATGGATTCTTCCGCAACGGTGCCTTCAGCGCCGCAACGGCGGTGCACGTCGGGATCGCGATATCCCTCCGCCAGGGCGGCCTGGTGGCGCCGGCGCTGCTGCATGCCGACAGCAAGCCAGTTGCACAACTGATGCAGGAACTGGCCGACCTGGTCAGGCGCTGTCGCGCTGGTTCCCTCAGGCGTGCCGAATTGTCCGAGCCTACCATTACCATTACCAATCTCGGGGATCAGGGCGCGGAACAGGTGTTCGGGGTCATCTATCCTCCACAGGTGGCGCTGGTGGGTTTTGGTCGCATCATTGAGCAGCCATGGGTGGAAGACGGTGCGGTGACAGTGATGCCAGCCCTGACAGCCACCCTCTCGGCCGACCATCGTGTCTCGGACGGTCATCGCGGAGCACTCTTTCTCACCGAACTACGAGAACTGCTACGACATCCTGAGGAGTTTGACCGATGA
- a CDS encoding acyl carrier protein: MNNASIRAIVVSTLREIAPEIEPQALRPDRPLRREVDLDSMDWLRFLLALHETLKVEIPESDYSRLVTLDDVVSYLEAAAAR; the protein is encoded by the coding sequence ATGAACAACGCCAGTATCCGCGCCATCGTCGTATCCACGTTGCGCGAGATCGCCCCTGAAATCGAGCCGCAGGCCCTGCGCCCGGATCGTCCGCTGCGCAGGGAGGTCGATCTTGATTCCATGGACTGGCTCCGCTTCCTGCTCGCCCTGCACGAGACATTGAAAGTGGAAATCCCGGAGTCCGACTACAGCCGGCTCGTCACGCTTGACGATGTCGTTTCCTACCTGGAAGCCGCAGCAGCACGTTGA